The Mycolicibacterium aichiense region TGGGATTCCTCGACAAAGCCCTCGGCAAGACCAAGGAAGTCTTGGGTGAGAATGCCGACAAAGTGGGCCAGGCCATCGACAAGGCCGGCGACATCATCGACCAAAAGACGCAGGGCAAGTACTCCAGCACCGTAGACAAGGTGCAGGATGCCGCCAACAACTACGTCGAGTCCAACCGCACCGACAAAGGCGACGAACCAAGCTGACCCATGGCGAAACTCTCTGTATCCGTAGATGTTCCATTACCGCCCGAGCAGGCGTGGCAGCACGCCTCGGACCTGTCGCGCTACAAGGACTGGCTGACCATCCACCGGGTGTGGCGCTCCAAGCTGCCCGAGACCCTCGAAAAGGGCACCGTCGTGGAGTCCATCGTCGAGGTCAAGGGCATGCCCAACCGGGTGAAGTGGGAGATCGTCCACTTCAAGGCGCCGGAAGCCATGACACTCAACGGCGCCGGTGTGGGTGGGGTCAAGGTCAAGCTGATCGGCAAGGTGCGGCCGAATGATAAGGACGCCAACACCTCGGTGGTGACCATGGATGTCCACCTGGGCGGCGCGGCACTGTTCGGCCCGATCGGCATGGTCGTGGCCGGCGCGCTGAAGGGCGACATCAAGGAGTCGCTGGACCGCTTCGTCGCGGTCTTTAGTCCGTCCTAGCGTTCGCGTCCGTCTGAGCGCTAATTCCTGATGACCCGGTGCGGGGTCGGGTACGGGTGCACGCGAGGCGCGCTCTGGCGGGCGGCGGCCAGGCCGGGAAGGCGCCGGGCCTGTTCGCTGCGTGCGGTCTCCGTGACCAGGAACCGGCATTCCAGCCCGGCGATCAGATCCTGCACCGAGCGACGCTCGCGTTCGGCGGCGCGGATCATGCCGCGAATGCGCCGGGCCTGAGTTTGCTCACCGCGCCGCTGGTAGCGCTCGAGCGCCGCGCCGTAGGTGGCCAGGTCGGCGTCGAGTTGCTCGCACTGGGCCAGCAGCATCTCCCGGAGATGTTCGGCCTGAAGGCGATTCGCGGATTCGGGCGTCTGGTCGCCTGCGTCCACATTGCTCGGTGAGGTCACGGCCGAACTGTATCCGACCCGATGACTGTGCGCGCACCGGGTGGAATGACACGGCTTTCATGGCTCGCTGTTCATCAACCCGCTACCCGGCCGTCACCCGCCGTCGTGCCGATAGTTGCGCAAACCGCGTATTTCGTCCGATGATGTCCGGCGTGGAACGTGCTGAAGAGCAGCGCCAGATCGATCAGGTGGTCAGCCGCCTGACCGAATCGTTCCCGTACGTGCCGGACCACATCATCACCGAGACGGTGGACAGCACCTATCGCCGGTTCGACGACGCCAGGATCCGGGAGTTCGTGCCGCTGTTCGTCGAACGGTCCTGCCGCGCGACGTTCGTCCTGCAACCCGCCGTCGAGATCTCGGTCTGACCTACGGCGTCACCACCGGGCCGCTCTCATGGCGGCGCAGGTTCTCGGCGGCGAACAACGCGGCCTGGGTGCGCCCGGCGAAGCCGAGCTTGAGCAGCAGCCGCGACACGTAGTTCTTCACGGTCTTCTCGGCCAGGAACATCCGCTGGCCGATCTCCCGATTGGTCAGGCCCTCGCCCAACAGTTGCAGCAGTGTGCGTTCGGTGGACGACAAGTCCCGTAACCGCTCGTCCTGCTCGGTGTCCCTGCGCAGCCGTGACATCAGGGCGGCCGCGGCGCGGTTGTCCAACAACGACTTTCCGCTTCCCACGGTCTTGATCGCCTCGGCCAGCGCCATCCCGCGGATATCCTTGACCACGTAGCCGCTGGCACCGGCAAGGATCGCGTCGAGCATGGACTGTTCGTCGGTGAACGCCGTCAGGATGAGGCACCGCAGGTCGTCGTTGGCAGCCAGCAGATCCCGGCACAGGTCGATCCCGCTGCCGTCGGGCAACCGGACGTCGAGCACCGCGACGTCGGGTGCGGCGGCCGGGATCCGGGCCAGCGCTTCGGCCACCGTCGCCGCCTCGCCGACCACCGTCAGTTCGGGATCGGCGCTGAGAAGATCTGCCAGACCGCGGCGCACGACTTCGTGGTCGTCGACCAGGAACACCTTGAGCACACAGCAGTGAAGCCCGGGACGATTACCGGCCGGTAGGGACTTTGGTCATGAAATCAGCGGAGGACGCTTCCGAGCTCTCCTAGACTGCGTCGGTGACCGTCAGGTACGTACCCGCGATCGACCTCTCGGCGGTCGACGCCATCGACTTCCACACCCACGTCGAGGTCGACGCGAGCGGCCACTGTGCCTACGACGACGAGCTGGCCGAGGCCACCGGACGGTACTTCAAGCTCGGTACCGACTACTTCACCCGCGTCGACGACCTCGCCGCGCATTACCGGCAGCACAACACCGCCGCGGTGGTGTTCACCATCGACGCCCACACGGTGTCCGGGCGCCGGCCCAACTCGGTCGAGGAGCTGATC contains the following coding sequences:
- a CDS encoding three-helix bundle dimerization domain-containing protein — encoded protein: MSGVERAEEQRQIDQVVSRLTESFPYVPDHIITETVDSTYRRFDDARIREFVPLFVERSCRATFVLQPAVEISV
- a CDS encoding response regulator → MLKVFLVDDHEVVRRGLADLLSADPELTVVGEAATVAEALARIPAAAPDVAVLDVRLPDGSGIDLCRDLLAANDDLRCLILTAFTDEQSMLDAILAGASGYVVKDIRGMALAEAIKTVGSGKSLLDNRAAAALMSRLRRDTEQDERLRDLSSTERTLLQLLGEGLTNREIGQRMFLAEKTVKNYVSRLLLKLGFAGRTQAALFAAENLRRHESGPVVTP
- a CDS encoding antitoxin → MGFLDKALGKTKEVLGENADKVGQAIDKAGDIIDQKTQGKYSSTVDKVQDAANNYVESNRTDKGDEPS
- a CDS encoding SRPBCC family protein — translated: MAKLSVSVDVPLPPEQAWQHASDLSRYKDWLTIHRVWRSKLPETLEKGTVVESIVEVKGMPNRVKWEIVHFKAPEAMTLNGAGVGGVKVKLIGKVRPNDKDANTSVVTMDVHLGGAALFGPIGMVVAGALKGDIKESLDRFVAVFSPS